The genomic segment CCTGTGAGTTCAGTGTTCTGTATGCACCTTTTCTGAATGTGAGTTCAACAAAGATAGCAGAAGCATGACTATGACCTGTGTGTTACTTCATTCAAACGTCACAACACATGAGCTTGTTCTCTTCAGCAGTACAGCACATCAGCGCTCACTCCGGTTGAAACCAGCACCATCACTTCAAAGTATAATGGAGGCATCTCTGCTTAGGATCCTCCTAAACAATTCTaatgtcttttttcttctcttgatGCTCTTTAGAAAATGTCAATGCTGCTGTGATTACCTATGTAGTTACATGGACATAGATACTAATGCTCAGAACCTGATGAGAAAAAAGTGCTTGGTTGGGCAGACAGGTTGAAGGCGTGTGCTGTTTCCATCTCACTGCAAGGCCGTCCGGTAAAAACCGCAGAAAGTTGCCCTGATTCTATTTTACCCTAAAACCttaaatgactttaaatatACAATCTTTTTGTAACTTGCTGTTAATAGTCAGAAGATATGGGGAAATATGCATTTATAGcaagtatataataataaagggTTATTGCAGTACTACAATCTAATatattttcctttctctccaaatgttttgttttaaaaaacatggtCTGGGTTAAGAGTGGATTAATTGATGGCTgaaagtgttactgtagtgtcattgttttatattggtataaaaattaatgaataaaacattatcAGTAATCATCCCTGCTATGCAACATTGACATAAtaatgccataaacatgtcatggcagataTCATGAGTTCTTTTTTTTGCCAGTTTGCGTTCAGTAATATAACGGTGTCATATTTCTAGTACACttaattattataatagatgccataatgtttgatgtcatgatgaaaaatatgcagaaaaatgtaGTCTGTGACAaaagctgtcatgacatcaagCATGGTGGACTTTGTCAAGAAAATAACTTATAATAGAACATAAAATCTTTATATTACTTAATGAAATGTTTACCACATAATCTAATGTTACTGAAAGTGAGTTGTCATGTGCTGGAGGCTTCCAGGTTTTAATAAtgtcatcagagagagagaaagagagaggctgtgtgtgagtgtgaacgGAGGGTGGGGGTTGTTAAAGATGAGTACACAGTGAGAGGCTCTATGGTGAAGCTTTTGAAGGAGAACCTGCTCTGGATTTGAACCTGCTTGTGTAACGATTAGATCAACCATTCATTCACTATGGAGAACTCATTTCTGATGTGTCTGGTGATTGGGGCTCTtgctctgtttttaaatgtagacGCTCAAGGTAAGTCTaccttatcgctgctgtcggaagaaaaccttgtatctccatttttgtcatttttcagttttcgaggtaatttcaaaggacctttttgtcctttacattgtgtgtgaatttcatgatgaatggaccgaaagaaactgcccaaaatgacttgggaagacgtctggttccattgacttccattaaaactacaataggttttttttctttctcctgtaaaattgccATTTTGAAGATAAGAGGtttctcccgacaacagcgatatataacaTAATGAATGATGCATGAGATAACACTGAGAAGAGttggaataaaaaaacattgcttgCAGTCGGTCACACTCTCTTCTTGTGGGCATTTTAAAACCTCGTTCTACTGCATACTGCTGCTCTGGACTGAGATCCGAAAATATAAGCAACATCTGTTAGAGTgcaaagtcatttttttcagtatcacATAAATCTTGAATTtgcttaaatatgtttattgcTTAGAAGTAACATTGTTTGACTGTATAATTGTAATAATCACAAAAATACTGTACACAGAACTGTCTACAGAACGctgtagttattatttatttcatttattatcatTCAGAATTGTTGAAATTTAActaaatttattatttaataccaGAACAGTTCATTCTGTTATTGAACAGCCAGTAAACAGCatctttttaataatataatttttctTTAGTTCAGGAAATGAAAGCCGATTTTGATTACCTAAAAGATTGCATCATATATTTCTTTATGTTTTAACACAGGTTTAAATGTTGTTTGTGGTTTTGAGTGATTTTGTGCACAAgcattactttaaaatgtttcacCATAGGAGCATACCATCTTTGTGATAATGTGAAAATGATatgaatagatttttaaaaacctgtttattattcaaaaagAATAATGCAGTTACTCAAATGATTTatagttatttatatttattaatattttttgtattatatgacataaatacataaatatgtatttgtaaTGAAAGAAGAGTGATTACATTATATATTGGTCTTTAAAtcttaaaatgcttttaaaaaatcttaaaacaaattgaattaaacatcttcaaattaaaatcatgcatttttgtgttttttatctATTGATATTTTTAGAGGGTCCTTCAGTTATGATCCAGAAAATATCTGCAAGCAGgttcaatgaaaaaaatgaaaaaaatcttctCTATCAGTATTTGCACAAAATAGAACACATCATGGGCAGATTTCATGAAACTGGACAGACATGTGTTCATCTGGAGTATATTTTGTTGCTTTGAAGGGTAactgaggttttgttctgttttgttcctgccgcttctccctcacggttgtggggggtgctggagcctatcccagtggtcatcgggcggaataaaaacaataaattatgCAATTTTTTCAATATTAAACATATATGCCAAAATATTCACATATGTCAATATATTGAAATACATGCACGTATGTATAGATGGAATTTACATAATAGAGTATATGTCAAAAAtgtatatagattttttttaccataTGGGAAATACTTTATGAATTCATGTTGGGAGAAAAGGATGCTCGCAGTTGTTGTAGCCAAAATTCTAAATCATACAGGATAGAATGGAAAAGTCCTTACTTGCGATCTGTTGGTCTGTGATTGATCAACTGattccattttttttgcattcattttaagCACTTGTTCATCTGCCATACATCAACACTAACAGCATTTGAGAAAAGGGCAATTAAGATCACTAACAGTGTGCCAGTCACGCATTCAGTTCAACCCAATTAGATGTCATTTTTAGCCTTTTAGGGACTCACTGCAGTTTTCTGTTCCTTGTAGGTTCTACTGGTCTGTGTGTTCCTGCAGTCAGAGTTCGCAAGAGCACTGTTTATAAAGGCTCAAGTAAAAGCCCATTAAGAGTCCCCTGCCCTGTGAGTTACTGTGAGCAGATTCCAACTGTTAGATGGTCCAGACTTGATTCAGACCAGTGGATACCAGTCAGTGAAACAGATCAAGTAACAGTTACACAGGATCATTCCACTGCAGGCGAGAAGGAGATCATCTCATATTTGAGCTTCAAGAATGTATCAGTTCAGGATGGTGGCCTTTATAGATGTGTAGCTGCCGGGTCAAATTCTACATCACAAAGCCACAACATTAATGTGTCTATTTCAGGTAAGACATTGAGCtaacaaactttttttaagtttaggctgacattatttacagtgataaaaataataactgcTGATCTGAAGGTGTAACTACTTTCCACAGATACTATTCTAGAGACTCCCACTGGAAGTAAGTACCATCTGGTTTTACAATGTgcaaaaattattttatgtttctATATATTCAATAGTTTTCTATACAAAAGCACCAGTATTTTAAACAAAGAAGACATAGTACATTGTTTACAATAATTATTAAAAGAACCCGAAGGCAAAGTTCGTAAACATACTTGACTTGACAAAGCCATTGTTATgctatccaaggtggttgcttagtgttgttaggccattgctatggtatcccaggtagttgttaaTGGGATGCTAGGCTGTTGGTAtgctgtcccaggtggttgaaATGGTGTTGATAGATTGAtgctattgtatcccaggtggttggcAAGGTATTGCTAAGCCATCGTTAAGGTATCCAGATATGACAGATAGATTTTTTCTTGGTTATTTACCTTCTGTAAATAATTAGATCTAATGACTGACATTCTGTTTCAGCAGTTCCTTGCTCAAAGAAACTTTTGGTGTAGCAGGGAACTAAACCCTCATTTGCCGTGTGATAAGCAGCAGTGTTAACCGAGACTACACCAACCCCtcatacatacaatacaatacagatAGTGATACGCTAAAGACAGGCTGGTTGACATTTGATATTTGTATATAATGGAGTAATAGAGTATGATGTTTTTAACAATATTGGTTTAATCAATTTGAAATTTAGCATGTCAAtatctatctgtgtatctatctatctatacactgtacacacacacacacacacacacacacacacacacacacacacacacacacacacacacacacacatcacaagCAAGCCAGCGGCAACATTggccaggaaaaactccctaaagaggaagaaaccttgagaggaaccaagactcagaaggggaacccatcctcctccggtcgacaccggatagcaaacattattagtatgagtGGGAAAAAAAGGACTCCCCAGTTTAATTTGTTGTGctaactgaatgtttttgttgaGTGTATATGCTCAAAGTTCTGTGGATCTAGCATGAAAACTGTGGCCTGTAAAAATGATAGAGTAGAGTAATGAGAACtagaaaataataaagaataaaaaactaTTTCGATGGAAGTCTGACGATTAAAACCTGTCAATCCCATAGATTTAAATGACTTTCATCActtttacattttcacttttatatTTTCCTTTTATATCAACATATTATACTTCACTTTGTTAATAATCActtttatattttctgtttctgatgtgaaatgattcagaaGGGAATCTTCTCTGTGTAACAGTCAGCGCTACTCTCTCTGTGAGTAAAGCAATTGTTTCGTTGAAGCCCTACATTATAATCTGCTCAGGTGCCTTCAGTCTGGTTACAATTATGATGTTCATCATGTTTCTAAGCGTACATGGACGTACATGTGAGTGAcgtattttttcacttttcatttgcAACCATTAAACATAGTTGAACTGTATTTTCTCAGACCTTAATACAGTAAAAAGATTTTAGGTATGATTTGACCTGAAACAGTATTTACTTTATTagtgtttatgtttttatgattttagGTTCAACAAAACCCTTCAAACAGACAAATCAGGTAAATACACAAGGagctctttttcttcttctgtgttACAGTGGTCTCCTCTTCTACAGTCTCATGAGCTTGTTCTCTTTTGTAGTACACCACGGCCGTGTTCACGCCGGTTGAGACCAGCCCCACCTTTATAAAGCATACTGAAGACAACTCTGCTTAGGACCCTCAAAAGCAGGAGCAATGTTTATAATATGACCAAAACTTCAAACCTTGAAGAAACAAGTTGTACTAGAAATTAgttgtattttatatgtaattatcTAAGaaactcttctttttttctttttttacaaaaatgtcaGTGTCATTTTTACAGTTACATGGCTGCAGATACTGATGCTCATACCTGGATAAATAAACCATGTCTGAACTACTGTCATGTTTTTAGTCTTAGGCTGAAGTGCATGGTTGGGTAAACAGATTAAAGTCTTTCGCACCTCTTCAGTGCCACTTTGTCTTATGTTACTGTCATGCAACTAAACCTCCTCCTTCCACCTCACTGAAGGGACTTCCAGTAAAAACCGCATTATAAAGGTGTTCAACTGTCATGCAAACATCCTGTAGACACCCTAAATATAGGCCTCTGATGTGGCCCGAACTAAAGCATAAAAGTGCAAGTGCAAAAAGTGCAAAAGGGCTACAAACAGCTGTGAACAATAGCTACAAACCTAGAACGATAGCTTTATAACAGCCCAGTGTAGCTGGAATCACTTGGTTGCCTTACTAAGGTTTCAGCTTTTTCCCCAGGAAACAATCAGCTGGGGATCTCAATCAGCTGGATTCACAGATGTGGCTCCATTTACATTACAGAAAAGTGAATCTCTTCCCTCACCAGCTGTTAATCACATGTGTCCCTAAACTTCCCTTGATCCTCTGCACACAACTGTGAGCAGTCTCTTTAGAAGTCAGTGTGGGGCAAAATGCAGTGCAAACCTTGACTAAAGAGAATTTCCAGTGACTGACCATCGCCACTGCAATTTAATACAAGACTTTGCTTAGAGGACCACTTAAACATATATGGTTGAAGCTCATTTATGCACAAAATGTGGTCCTCAAATTCATAATCAGACACTGTACAGATAAATTTATATTGTgcttaaatttcatgaagaatggactggTTTCAtagacttgcattaaaagtgaaataggttttttccttctcctgtaaaattctcattttggagattagacaaagttttcttctgacaacagcaatatattcagttgaaaacaatacaaagatgagatatttaatgattaatgtgacctatatatatatatatatatatatatatatatatatatatatatatatatatatacatgtactattgaaaaaaataaagggaactcttaaacaacacaatataactccatgtaaatcaaacttctgtgaaatcaaactgtccacttagaaagcaacactgattgacaatcaatttcacagctgttgtgcaaatggaacagacaacaggtggaaattattggcgattagcgagacacactcaataaaggagtggttctgcaggtggggaccacagaccacttctcagtacctttctgctttctggctgatgttttggtcacttttgaatgttggtggtgctttcacactcgtggtagcatgagacgggctctacaacccacacaagtggctcaggtagtgcagctcagcCAGGacggcacatcaatgcgagctgtggcaagaaggtttgctgtgtctgtcagcgtagtgtccagaggctggaggtgctaccaggagacaggccggtacaccaggagacgtggaggaggccgtaggaggccaacaacccagcagcaggactgctacctccgcctttgtgcaaggaggaacaggaggaacactgccagagccctgcaaaatgacctccagcaggccacaaatgtgcatgtgtctgcacaaacggttagaaaccgactccatgaggatggtatgagggcccgacatccacagatgggggttgtgctcacagcccaacaccgtgcaggacgcttggcattcaCCAGAGAagaccaggattggcaaattcgccactggcgccctgtgctcttcacagatgaaagcaggttcacactgagcacatgtgacagatgtgacagagtctggagacgccgtggagcgCGATCTGCttcctgcaacatccttcagcatgaccggtttggcagtgggtcagtaatggtgtggggtgacatttctttggagggccgcacagccctccatgtggtcgccagaggtagcctgactgccattaggtactgagatgaga from the Pygocentrus nattereri isolate fPygNat1 chromosome 6, fPygNat1.pri, whole genome shotgun sequence genome contains:
- the LOC119263587 gene encoding uncharacterized protein LOC119263587, producing MLLKTLKCASHAFSSTQLDVIFSLLGTHCSFLFLVGSTGLCVPAVRVRKSTVYKGSSKSPLRVPCPVSYCEQIPTVRWSRLDSDQWIPVSETDQVTVTQDHSTAGEKEIISYLSFKNVSVQDGGLYRCVAAGSNSTSQSHNINVSISDTILETPTGKGNLLCVTVSATLSVSKAIVSLKPYIIICSGAFSLVTIMMFIMFLSVHGRTCSTKPFKQTNQYTTAVFTPVETSPTFIKHTEDNSA